One stretch of Sphingomonas sp. HF-S4 DNA includes these proteins:
- the murA gene encoding UDP-N-acetylglucosamine 1-carboxyvinyltransferase — MDRILIRGGNRLSGKIAISGAKNAALTLMPCALLTDEPLTLRNLPRLADVDSFGHLLNELGASTAIEGTRPNDFGRVLTTRAGKLTSTVAPYDIVRKMRASILVLGPLLGRAGEATVSLPGGCAIGNRPIDLHLKALQAMGAEIEVAAGYVKASAPGGRLTGGRFSFPVVSVGATENALMAAVTCKGTTVLDNAAREPEIVDLCNLLVAMGAQISGIGTERLEIEGRDRLHGATYAVMPDRIEAGSYACAAAITGGDVELVGAAANDMRATLDALTQAGVTVEETKTGIRIAAEGKLKPLTLSTAPFPGFATDMQAQFMAMQLVAEGASVFTETIFENRYMHVPELARMGAHIDVRGRTAVVHGPAKLVGAPVMATDLRASMSLIIAGLVAEGETQVSRVYHLDRGYERLEEKLQGVGADIERVGDG, encoded by the coding sequence ATGGACCGTATCCTTATCCGCGGCGGAAACCGCCTCTCCGGCAAAATCGCCATTTCGGGCGCAAAAAACGCGGCGCTCACACTGATGCCGTGCGCGCTGCTGACCGACGAGCCGCTGACGCTGCGCAACCTGCCGCGCCTCGCCGATGTCGACAGCTTCGGACATCTGCTCAACGAACTCGGCGCCTCGACTGCGATCGAGGGGACGCGGCCCAATGATTTCGGCCGGGTGCTGACGACGCGCGCGGGCAAGCTGACCTCGACCGTCGCGCCCTATGACATCGTGCGGAAGATGCGCGCGTCGATCCTGGTGCTCGGGCCGCTGCTCGGCCGCGCCGGCGAGGCGACGGTGTCGCTGCCCGGCGGCTGCGCGATCGGCAACCGGCCGATCGACCTGCACCTCAAGGCGCTGCAGGCGATGGGCGCCGAGATCGAAGTCGCCGCGGGCTATGTTAAGGCCTCGGCACCCGGCGGGCGGCTCACCGGAGGCCGCTTCAGCTTCCCGGTGGTGTCGGTCGGCGCGACCGAGAATGCGCTGATGGCGGCGGTGACCTGCAAGGGCACGACCGTGCTCGACAATGCCGCGCGCGAGCCCGAGATCGTCGATCTCTGCAACCTGCTCGTCGCGATGGGGGCGCAGATCAGCGGCATCGGCACCGAGCGGCTGGAGATCGAAGGCAGGGATCGCCTGCACGGCGCGACCTATGCCGTGATGCCCGACCGGATCGAGGCGGGCAGCTATGCCTGCGCCGCGGCGATCACCGGCGGCGATGTCGAGCTGGTCGGCGCGGCGGCGAACGACATGCGCGCGACGCTCGACGCGCTCACCCAGGCCGGCGTGACCGTCGAGGAAACGAAGACGGGCATCCGCATCGCCGCCGAGGGCAAGCTCAAGCCGCTGACCTTGTCGACCGCCCCGTTCCCGGGTTTCGCCACCGACATGCAGGCGCAGTTCATGGCGATGCAGCTGGTCGCCGAGGGCGCCAGCGTGTTCACCGAGACGATCTTCGAGAACCGCTACATGCACGTTCCCGAACTGGCGCGGATGGGCGCGCATATCGATGTTCGTGGGCGCACCGCGGTGGTGCACGGCCCGGCCAAGCTGGTCGGCGCGCCGGTGATGGCGACCGACCTGCGCGCGTCGATGAGCCTGATCATCGCCGGCCTCGTCGCAGAGGGAGAGACGCAGGTCAGCCGGGTCTATCATCTCGATCGCGGCTATGAGCGGCTCGAGGAGAAGCTCCAGGGCGTCGGCGCCGATATCGAGCGTGTCGGCGACGGTTGA
- the phaP gene encoding phasin family protein (Members of this family are phasins (small proteins associated with inclusions such as PHA granules). Note that several different families of phasins have been named PhaP despite very little sequence similarity to each other.), giving the protein MATKGPKAPAKPVAVPPAARAKKPAAPKTVAVAPKAEKPAPTAIIEAAAPVNEAGPAPVVEAASQEVVETVEAAAEQAQAAVAETVNEAEVAVAAVSEPIVKETITMATNFENTATANTAKAQALFSDFNDRTKAAVEKSTKLVEEAGEFAKGNLEAVVESGRIAAKGFESLGQDAAEYGRKSFENATSAMKTLATVKSPTEFFKLQSDFVRGAFDAYVAEASKNTEAVIKLAGDAAQPISNRFAVAVEKVKTAA; this is encoded by the coding sequence ATGGCCACCAAGGGACCAAAAGCGCCGGCAAAGCCCGTCGCCGTACCGCCCGCGGCGCGCGCCAAGAAGCCGGCCGCGCCCAAGACTGTGGCTGTTGCTCCCAAGGCTGAGAAGCCCGCGCCGACCGCAATCATCGAAGCAGCAGCTCCGGTGAACGAGGCCGGACCGGCCCCGGTCGTGGAAGCAGCGTCGCAGGAAGTAGTCGAAACCGTCGAAGCCGCGGCAGAGCAGGCACAAGCCGCCGTCGCGGAAACCGTCAACGAAGCCGAGGTCGCCGTCGCGGCGGTTTCGGAACCCATCGTCAAGGAAACCATCACCATGGCTACCAATTTCGAAAACACCGCCACTGCCAACACCGCCAAGGCACAGGCCCTGTTCAGCGATTTCAACGATCGCACCAAGGCTGCCGTCGAGAAGTCGACCAAGCTGGTCGAAGAAGCCGGCGAGTTCGCCAAGGGCAACCTCGAGGCCGTCGTCGAGTCGGGCCGCATCGCTGCCAAGGGCTTCGAGAGCCTGGGCCAGGACGCTGCCGAATATGGCCGCAAGTCTTTCGAGAACGCCACCTCGGCGATGAAGACCCTCGCGACCGTCAAGTCGCCGACCGAGTTCTTCAAGCTGCAGAGCGACTTCGTTCGCGGCGCGTTCGACGCCTATGTCGCCGAAGCATCGAAGAACACCGAAGCCGTGATCAAGCTCGCCGGCGACGCCGCGCAGCCGATCTCGAACCGCTTCGCGGTCGCCGTCGAAAAGGTGAAGACCGCCGCCTGA
- the clpS gene encoding ATP-dependent Clp protease adapter ClpS, whose product MAEDGDDDTGTRDPAVGLATRTRTRTKKPTPYRVLMLNDDYTPMEFVVLCLQRFFRMSMEEATQVMLHVHQRGVGVCGVFSYEVAETKVSQVIDFARQNQHPLQCTLEKA is encoded by the coding sequence ATGGCCGAGGACGGCGACGACGACACCGGCACGCGCGATCCCGCGGTCGGGCTGGCGACGCGCACCCGCACGCGCACCAAGAAGCCGACGCCGTACCGCGTCCTCATGCTCAACGACGACTACACGCCGATGGAGTTCGTCGTTTTGTGCCTCCAGCGCTTCTTCCGAATGAGCATGGAGGAGGCGACCCAGGTGATGCTTCACGTCCACCAGCGCGGCGTGGGGGTGTGCGGGGTGTTCAGCTACGAGGTCGCCGAGACCAAGGTGAGCCAGGTGATCGACTTCGCCCGGCAGAACCAGCATCCGCTCCAGTGCACGCTGGAGAAGGCGTAA
- a CDS encoding iron-containing redox enzyme family protein, protein MATRLRDFAHDAGSQFLTDSFQRGLAHWNRERLEPGFPEAEWSRTFERDVKMQRLEGAFLEELRAEVIDEAAAAPTDVAGFIDWFEGLKARGPGQGDPLFPWLAEEADRDQLRWFFEQEAAGEAGFDDLVAMTQVKLPVRPKLELARNYWDEMGHGTAKGMHGPMLDALVETLQVDPVIENTVWESLCLANAMTAMATSRRYAWHSVGALGVVELTAPGRSAMVAEGLKRVGLSPKEARYFTLHAVLDIKHSEDWNREAIRPAVEEDPRRATAMAEGALIRLKCGERCFEAYRARLWG, encoded by the coding sequence ATGGCTACACGTCTTCGCGACTTCGCACACGATGCGGGGTCGCAATTCCTTACCGACAGCTTCCAGCGCGGGCTGGCGCATTGGAACCGCGAGCGGCTCGAACCCGGCTTCCCCGAGGCAGAATGGAGCCGGACCTTCGAGCGCGATGTGAAGATGCAGCGGCTCGAGGGTGCATTCCTCGAGGAGCTGCGCGCCGAGGTGATCGACGAGGCGGCCGCGGCACCGACCGATGTCGCGGGCTTCATCGACTGGTTCGAAGGGCTGAAGGCGCGGGGCCCCGGCCAGGGCGATCCGCTGTTCCCCTGGCTCGCCGAGGAGGCGGACCGGGATCAGCTTCGATGGTTCTTCGAGCAGGAGGCCGCGGGCGAAGCCGGGTTCGACGATCTGGTGGCAATGACCCAGGTCAAGCTGCCGGTGCGTCCCAAGCTGGAGCTCGCCCGGAATTACTGGGACGAGATGGGCCACGGCACGGCCAAGGGGATGCACGGGCCGATGCTCGATGCGCTGGTCGAGACGCTGCAGGTCGATCCGGTGATCGAGAACACCGTGTGGGAAAGCCTGTGCCTTGCCAATGCGATGACCGCGATGGCGACCAGCCGGCGCTATGCCTGGCATTCGGTGGGTGCGCTCGGCGTGGTCGAGCTCACCGCGCCGGGGCGTTCGGCGATGGTTGCCGAGGGACTCAAGCGCGTTGGGCTCAGTCCCAAGGAAGCGCGCTACTTCACGCTGCACGCGGTGCTCGACATCAAGCATAGCGAGGACTGGAACCGCGAGGCGATCCGTCCGGCAGTCGAGGAAGACCCGCGCCGCGCGACCGCAATGGCCGAGGGTGCGCTGATCCGATTGAAGTGCGGCGAGCGTTGCTTCGAGGCGTATCGCGCGCGGCTTTGGGGCTGA
- a CDS encoding GntR family transcriptional regulator, with protein sequence MTALEHDDSPVYLKLRATIAAAILRGEYRAGDQLPSVRALAAEHGANPLTVAKAYQSFQDDDYVEVRRGVGMFVLPGAVERLRVAERERFLKGHWPRVREHIALLGLDVRELLDSELA encoded by the coding sequence ATGACAGCGCTCGAGCACGACGATTCACCCGTGTACCTCAAGCTTCGCGCCACCATCGCTGCGGCGATATTGCGCGGCGAATATCGCGCGGGGGACCAGCTCCCTTCGGTCCGGGCGCTCGCCGCCGAGCATGGCGCCAATCCGCTGACCGTCGCCAAGGCGTATCAGAGCTTCCAGGACGACGATTATGTCGAGGTGCGCCGCGGCGTCGGCATGTTCGTGCTACCCGGTGCGGTCGAGCGGCTGCGCGTCGCCGAGCGCGAGCGCTTCCTGAAGGGGCATTGGCCGCGGGTGCGTGAGCATATCGCGCTGCTCGGGCTCGACGTGCGCGAGCTGCTGGACAGCGAACTGGCCTGA
- a CDS encoding Crp/Fnr family transcriptional regulator: protein MNELVALTPGESAALDNLEERQRHVRRGAVLQRENEACNELFILRKGLMMSYVLLDDGSRQILRFLFPGDILGISSAIYQEAPETLAALSDCVVSPFDRAALADIMTGHPRLSALILVYSQIERVALTDRLAALGRTSARARVAALLLELRSRLRATDKSIDNAFLLGLTQEEIGDATGLTAVHVNRMLRQLEETGLIGREGGRVTLKDEPALTRAANFVNRYVGLDLSWLPKPRS from the coding sequence TTGAACGAGCTGGTCGCGCTCACCCCCGGTGAGAGTGCCGCGCTCGACAACCTGGAGGAACGCCAGCGGCATGTGCGCCGCGGGGCGGTGCTTCAGCGCGAGAACGAGGCGTGCAACGAACTGTTCATCCTCCGCAAGGGGCTGATGATGAGCTATGTGCTGCTCGACGACGGCAGCCGCCAGATCCTCCGCTTCCTCTTTCCCGGCGACATCCTCGGCATCTCCAGCGCGATCTATCAGGAGGCGCCCGAGACGCTTGCCGCGCTTTCCGACTGCGTCGTCTCGCCGTTCGACCGCGCCGCGCTCGCCGATATCATGACCGGGCATCCGCGGCTCTCGGCGCTGATCCTGGTCTATTCGCAGATCGAGCGCGTCGCCCTGACCGATCGGCTTGCCGCGCTCGGCCGCACCAGCGCCAGGGCGCGCGTCGCCGCGCTGCTGCTCGAACTGCGCAGCCGGCTGCGCGCGACCGACAAAAGCATCGACAACGCCTTCCTGCTCGGACTGACTCAGGAGGAGATCGGCGACGCCACCGGGCTCACGGCGGTCCATGTCAACCGCATGCTGCGCCAGCTCGAGGAAACCGGCCTGATCGGGCGGGAAGGCGGCAGGGTCACCTTGAAGGACGAGCCGGCGCTCACGCGCGCGGCGAATTTCGTCAATCGCTATGTCGGGCTGGATCTCAGCTGGCTGCCCAAGCCGCGGAGCTAG
- a CDS encoding LL-diaminopimelate aminotransferase: MSEEFYRMKRLPPYVIAEVNGMRAAARAAGEDIIDLGMGNPDLPPPAHVIEKLCEVASKPDAHGYSQSKGIPGLRRAQANYYGRRFGVDLDPETEVVVTMGSKEGLASLATAITAPGDVVLAPNPSYPIHTFGFIIAGATIRAVPTTPDDHYFESLERAMNFTVPRPSILVVNYPSNPTAEAVDLAFYERLVAWAKENKVWIISDLAYSELYYDGNPTPSILQVKGAKDVAIEFTSLSKTYSMAGWRIGFAVGNKHLIAAMTRVKSYLDYGAFTPVQAAACAALNGPQDIVEKNRQLYHKRRDVMVESFGRAGWDIPSPPASMFAWAPLPPALAHLGSLEFSKQLLSHAKVAVAPGVGYGENGEGYVRIAMVENEQRLRQAARNVRKYLQSMGVNTPSANAG, translated from the coding sequence ATGTCCGAAGAGTTCTACCGCATGAAGCGGCTGCCGCCCTACGTCATCGCCGAAGTCAACGGCATGCGGGCAGCGGCGCGTGCGGCAGGCGAGGACATCATCGATCTCGGCATGGGCAATCCCGATCTGCCTCCGCCGGCTCACGTCATCGAGAAGCTGTGCGAAGTCGCGTCCAAGCCCGACGCGCACGGCTATTCGCAGTCCAAGGGCATTCCCGGCCTCCGCCGCGCCCAGGCGAACTATTATGGCCGCCGCTTCGGCGTCGATCTCGATCCCGAGACCGAAGTCGTCGTGACGATGGGATCGAAGGAAGGGCTCGCCAGCCTCGCCACCGCGATCACCGCGCCGGGCGACGTCGTGCTCGCGCCCAACCCGTCCTACCCGATCCACACCTTCGGCTTCATCATCGCCGGGGCGACGATCCGCGCGGTGCCGACCACTCCCGACGATCACTATTTCGAGAGCCTCGAGCGCGCGATGAACTTCACCGTTCCGCGCCCGAGCATCCTGGTGGTGAACTACCCGTCGAACCCCACCGCCGAGGCCGTCGACCTCGCCTTCTACGAGCGCCTCGTCGCCTGGGCGAAGGAGAACAAGGTCTGGATCATCTCCGACCTTGCCTATTCCGAGCTCTATTATGACGGCAATCCGACGCCTTCGATCCTCCAGGTCAAGGGCGCCAAGGACGTCGCGATCGAGTTCACCTCGCTCAGCAAGACCTATTCGATGGCCGGCTGGCGGATCGGCTTCGCGGTCGGCAACAAGCATCTGATCGCGGCGATGACGCGCGTGAAGTCGTACCTCGACTACGGCGCCTTCACCCCCGTCCAGGCGGCCGCCTGCGCCGCATTGAACGGCCCGCAGGATATCGTCGAGAAGAACCGCCAGCTCTATCACAAGCGCCGCGACGTCATGGTCGAGAGCTTCGGCCGCGCCGGCTGGGACATCCCCTCGCCGCCCGCCTCGATGTTCGCCTGGGCGCCGCTGCCGCCGGCGCTCGCGCATCTGGGCTCCCTCGAATTCTCGAAGCAGCTGCTCAGTCATGCCAAGGTCGCAGTCGCACCCGGCGTCGGCTATGGCGAGAATGGCGAAGGCTATGTCCGCATCGCGATGGTCGAGAACGAGCAGCGCCTGCGACAGGCCGCGCGCAACGTGCGGAAATATCTCCAGTCGATGGGCGTCAACACGCCCAGCGCCAACGCGGGGTAA
- a CDS encoding peptide MFS transporter codes for MVESPTADSPAEPDITRVNPAAEKTWFGHPRQLARMFTTEMWERFGFYGMRALLTLYLTQHFMFGDRQATGIYGGFTALVYLTPLVGGYLADQFLGSKRAVKFGAIVMSLGYLILCFGGPTAQPHAKIDGQRYEVSIEQAGDKQVRYVVDGTRKLEIKGNEDGTVDLLENGQLARKVAKGNFESDADRSPLYVMIMLIGLSMVSTGNGFFKPNISTMVGELYEVGDRRRDAGFTIFYMGINIGSLFSQILCPLLAVLFGWWAGFGLAAIGMMVSWSLIQFNGNTLAGYGEPPARPEVERQQWFIYAGALLIVPVFYFLYVNLMNSVEPEPGSGILGYIASLPIMGKFLFGTFALSVPGILIWSFLSGSRQEFQMMLAAMTLIVFNVVFWTLFEQAGSSLTLFADRNTDLSVFGLFSITAPQTQFFNAAFIVLLAPFMSILWTSLAKRGLEPSIPVKFGIALIGVAGGFLLLVWGAQFADAGFQVGIWWLAGLYFVHSFAELCISPVGLSMITKLSIARVVGLMMGVWFLSISVAQYVAGMIAQVASVETVGGQVTNLKVSLDVYVHVFTLISYWAIGLGVLLLLLSWPLKKWMHGVQ; via the coding sequence ATGGTAGAAAGCCCCACCGCCGACAGCCCGGCAGAACCCGATATCACCCGCGTCAATCCGGCCGCGGAGAAGACCTGGTTCGGTCATCCCCGCCAGCTCGCGCGGATGTTCACCACCGAGATGTGGGAGCGGTTCGGCTTCTACGGCATGCGGGCGCTGCTGACGCTCTACCTAACCCAGCATTTCATGTTCGGCGATCGCCAGGCGACGGGCATCTATGGCGGGTTCACCGCGCTGGTGTACCTCACCCCGCTGGTCGGCGGCTATCTGGCCGACCAGTTCCTCGGCTCGAAGCGCGCGGTCAAGTTCGGCGCTATCGTGATGTCGCTCGGCTATCTCATCCTGTGCTTCGGCGGCCCCACCGCGCAGCCCCACGCCAAGATCGATGGCCAGCGCTACGAAGTCTCGATCGAGCAGGCCGGCGACAAGCAGGTCCGCTACGTCGTCGACGGTACCCGGAAGCTCGAGATCAAGGGCAATGAGGACGGCACAGTCGACCTGCTCGAGAACGGCCAGCTCGCGCGCAAAGTCGCCAAGGGCAACTTCGAATCCGACGCCGATCGCAGCCCGCTCTACGTGATGATCATGCTGATCGGCCTGTCGATGGTCTCGACCGGCAACGGCTTCTTCAAGCCTAACATCTCGACGATGGTCGGCGAGCTCTACGAAGTCGGCGACCGCCGGCGCGACGCCGGCTTCACGATCTTCTACATGGGCATCAACATCGGATCCTTGTTTTCGCAGATCCTATGCCCGCTGCTCGCGGTGCTGTTCGGCTGGTGGGCGGGCTTCGGCCTCGCTGCGATCGGCATGATGGTGTCGTGGTCGCTGATCCAGTTCAACGGCAACACGCTCGCCGGCTATGGCGAGCCGCCCGCACGGCCCGAAGTCGAGCGGCAGCAATGGTTCATCTATGCCGGCGCGCTGCTGATCGTCCCGGTCTTCTATTTCCTCTACGTCAACCTGATGAACTCGGTCGAGCCCGAGCCCGGCTCGGGGATCCTCGGCTACATCGCGTCGCTGCCGATCATGGGCAAGTTCCTGTTCGGCACCTTCGCGCTCTCGGTCCCCGGCATCCTGATCTGGTCGTTCCTCTCGGGCAGCCGCCAGGAATTCCAGATGATGCTCGCGGCGATGACGCTGATCGTGTTCAACGTCGTCTTCTGGACGCTGTTCGAGCAGGCGGGCTCGTCGCTGACGCTGTTCGCCGATCGCAATACCGACCTGTCGGTGTTCGGGCTGTTCAGTATCACCGCGCCGCAGACCCAGTTCTTCAACGCCGCCTTCATCGTGCTGCTCGCACCGTTCATGTCGATCCTGTGGACGTCGCTGGCCAAGCGCGGGCTCGAGCCGTCGATCCCGGTCAAGTTCGGCATCGCGCTGATCGGCGTCGCGGGCGGCTTCCTGCTGCTGGTCTGGGGCGCGCAGTTCGCTGATGCCGGGTTCCAGGTCGGCATCTGGTGGCTCGCCGGGCTCTATTTCGTCCATAGCTTCGCCGAGCTCTGCATCTCGCCGGTCGGTCTCAGCATGATCACCAAGCTGTCGATCGCGCGTGTCGTCGGGCTGATGATGGGCGTGTGGTTCTTGTCGATCTCGGTCGCGCAATATGTCGCGGGGATGATCGCGCAGGTCGCCAGCGTCGAGACCGTCGGTGGCCAGGTCACCAACCTGAAGGTCAGCCTCGACGTCTATGTCCACGTCTTCACGCTGATCTCGTACTGGGCGATCGGCCTGGGCGTGCTCCTGCTGTTGCTCAGCTGGCCGCTCAAGAAGTGGATGCACGGCGTCCAGTAA
- a CDS encoding nitroreductase family protein: MFNDRTTPLSLLQTRRSGKPRDMVAPGPSPEQLHEMVAIAARTPDHGKLAPWRFVIVPDDARPALAKKLVEIQRAEKPDCSARDDEAAAQFVTQAPALVVVLSAPVIPHKIPLWEQELSAGAACMNLLHAAHAMGFVGGWLTGWAAYSNAVRDLFGDVSQRIAGFVFIGTPGRELEERPRGELSEIVHQWNPGYGPDR; the protein is encoded by the coding sequence ATGTTCAACGATCGCACTACGCCGCTAAGCCTTCTCCAGACTCGCCGATCGGGCAAGCCGCGCGACATGGTCGCGCCCGGGCCGAGCCCGGAGCAGCTGCACGAGATGGTCGCGATCGCGGCGCGGACGCCGGATCATGGCAAGCTCGCGCCGTGGCGGTTCGTGATCGTTCCCGACGACGCGCGGCCGGCGCTGGCGAAGAAGCTGGTCGAGATCCAGCGTGCCGAGAAGCCCGACTGTAGTGCGCGGGACGACGAGGCGGCGGCGCAGTTCGTCACGCAGGCGCCGGCCTTGGTGGTGGTGCTTTCGGCGCCGGTGATTCCGCATAAGATTCCCCTGTGGGAGCAGGAATTGTCGGCCGGGGCGGCGTGCATGAACCTGCTCCATGCCGCGCATGCGATGGGGTTCGTCGGCGGATGGCTGACCGGCTGGGCGGCTTATTCGAACGCAGTGCGCGACCTTTTTGGCGATGTTTCGCAGCGAATTGCCGGGTTTGTGTTCATCGGCACGCCCGGGCGCGAACTCGAGGAGCGGCCGCGCGGCGAACTGTCCGAAATCGTACATCAGTGGAATCCCGGGTATGGACCTGATCGCTAA
- a CDS encoding PHA/PHB synthase family protein, with protein MADTTTPLPSLEDLQHWTWVLGKAQQMMLEHGFDLMGQMPAAPGMDPTGALRASANFWADTMQLWQRFLDPANATPFEETPEQARDKRFKAPQWREEPVFDFLRQSYFMIADHMLKGVDALEGMDPRQRDQIRFATKGFIDAVSPTNFPATNPQVLEKIVETKGESLLKGLQHMLGDIAKGQMTQTAEGAFELGKNLAMTPGKVVKRTPLYELIQYAPTTKQVHATPLIIFPPWINRFYILDLTPEKSFIAWAVAQGLTVFVVSWKSADASMKDVVWDDYVERGQIDAIDTVRDLLGVEGVHAIGYCVAGTTLAATLAVLAARGESAKVTSATFFTAQVDFSEAGDLTMFVDDDQLALIKSLGGEGFLDGRYMAATFNLLRGRDLIWNYVTNNYLMGQDYAPFDLLHWNSDVTNLPATWHLSYLTDLYRDNKLAVPGALTIDGTPIDLGRVMTPTYVQAGREDHIAPAASVWKITHHFKGPIKFVLAGSGHIAGVVNPPAAGKYQYWVNDSKVETLAEFMAGANETKGSWWPDWVEWIEDVDSAKVDAKGARVPGRGKLKAIEDAPGSYVRTR; from the coding sequence ATGGCCGACACCACGACTCCGCTGCCCAGCCTGGAAGACCTGCAGCACTGGACCTGGGTGCTGGGCAAGGCGCAGCAGATGATGCTCGAGCACGGCTTCGACCTGATGGGCCAGATGCCCGCGGCGCCGGGGATGGACCCGACAGGCGCGCTGCGCGCGAGCGCCAATTTCTGGGCCGATACGATGCAGCTGTGGCAGCGCTTCCTCGATCCCGCCAACGCGACGCCGTTCGAAGAGACCCCGGAGCAGGCGCGCGACAAGCGCTTCAAGGCGCCGCAATGGCGCGAAGAGCCGGTGTTCGACTTCCTGCGCCAGAGCTATTTCATGATCGCCGATCACATGCTGAAGGGCGTCGATGCGCTGGAAGGCATGGATCCCCGCCAGAGGGACCAGATCCGCTTCGCGACCAAGGGCTTCATCGACGCGGTGAGCCCGACCAACTTCCCCGCGACCAATCCGCAGGTGCTCGAGAAGATCGTCGAGACCAAGGGCGAGAGCCTGCTCAAGGGCCTGCAGCACATGCTGGGTGACATCGCCAAGGGGCAGATGACCCAGACCGCAGAGGGCGCGTTCGAGCTGGGCAAGAACCTGGCGATGACCCCGGGCAAGGTGGTCAAGCGCACGCCACTCTATGAGCTGATCCAGTACGCGCCCACGACCAAGCAGGTCCACGCCACGCCGCTGATCATCTTCCCGCCATGGATCAACCGCTTCTACATCCTCGACCTCACGCCCGAGAAGAGCTTCATCGCCTGGGCAGTGGCGCAGGGGCTGACCGTGTTCGTGGTGTCGTGGAAGTCGGCCGATGCGAGCATGAAGGACGTCGTCTGGGACGATTATGTCGAGCGCGGCCAGATCGATGCGATCGACACGGTGCGCGACCTGCTCGGCGTCGAGGGCGTGCATGCGATCGGCTATTGCGTGGCGGGGACGACGCTGGCGGCGACGCTCGCCGTGCTGGCGGCACGCGGGGAGAGCGCGAAGGTCACGAGCGCGACCTTCTTCACCGCGCAGGTCGATTTCAGCGAGGCCGGCGACCTGACGATGTTCGTCGACGACGACCAGCTCGCGCTGATCAAGTCGCTGGGCGGGGAGGGATTCCTCGACGGGCGCTACATGGCCGCGACGTTCAACCTGCTGCGCGGGCGCGATCTGATCTGGAACTACGTCACCAACAATTACCTGATGGGGCAGGATTATGCCCCGTTCGACCTGCTCCACTGGAATTCGGACGTCACCAACCTGCCGGCGACCTGGCATCTGAGCTACCTGACCGACCTGTACCGCGACAACAAGCTGGCGGTGCCGGGCGCGCTGACCATCGACGGCACGCCGATCGACCTGGGGAGGGTGATGACGCCGACCTATGTCCAGGCCGGGCGCGAGGACCATATCGCGCCGGCGGCGAGCGTGTGGAAGATCACCCACCACTTCAAGGGACCGATCAAGTTCGTTCTCGCCGGATCGGGTCACATCGCCGGCGTGGTCAATCCGCCCGCGGCGGGGAAATACCAATATTGGGTCAACGATTCGAAGGTCGAGACGCTTGCCGAGTTCATGGCGGGCGCCAACGAGACCAAGGGAAGCTGGTGGCCGGACTGGGTGGAATGGATCGAGGACGTCGATAGCGCCAAAGTGGATGCAAAAGGCGCACGCGTGCCTGGCAGGGGCAAGCTCAAGGCGATCGAGGATGCGCCGGGAAGCTACGTTCGCACCCGCTGA